Proteins co-encoded in one Candidatus Pelagibacter sp. RS40 genomic window:
- a CDS encoding 5-formyltetrahydrofolate cyclo-ligase, which yields MNSITEKEKKLNQTLEKLKNLDLVKKDKSPELENLKEQKNQLEIEYKQLLENYNFLEKENLKLKQEFEEFKSKDEDEKRREQKFSEKIDELNQETDSLLDEIEKWQM from the coding sequence ATGAATTCTATAACCGAAAAAGAAAAAAAATTAAATCAAACACTCGAAAAACTTAAAAATTTAGATTTAGTTAAAAAAGATAAATCTCCAGAATTAGAAAATCTTAAAGAGCAAAAAAATCAATTAGAAATTGAATATAAACAACTATTAGAAAATTATAATTTTTTAGAAAAAGAAAATCTCAAATTAAAGCAGGAGTTTGAAGAATTTAAGTCTAAGGATGAAGACGAAAAAAGAAGAGAGCAAAAATTTTCAGAGAAAATAGATGAATTAAATCAAGAAACCGATAGTTTATTGGATGAAATTGAAAAATGGCAAATGTAA
- a CDS encoding cell division protein ZapA, producing the protein MANVNIKFNGKEYLLSCEDGQEEHLEELSSHLSQKFSSLKNSLGNIGENKLLLITSITTMDEYFETKKKLEKQKIEIQNLISKFKELKSLVYNYKDEKEKEILKLSDNQTKLEFEIQNQKNNYEDLIDTATKEIENFIQKNNPDTNIQ; encoded by the coding sequence ATGGCAAATGTAAATATCAAGTTTAATGGCAAAGAATACTTGCTATCCTGTGAGGATGGGCAAGAGGAACATTTAGAGGAGCTGTCATCACATCTAAGCCAAAAGTTTAGTAGTCTTAAAAATTCGCTTGGCAACATAGGTGAAAATAAGCTTTTATTAATTACTTCAATTACAACAATGGATGAATACTTTGAGACTAAAAAAAAATTGGAAAAACAAAAGATAGAAATTCAAAATTTAATTAGCAAATTTAAGGAATTAAAATCTTTAGTTTATAATTATAAAGATGAAAAAGAGAAAGAAATTTTAAAACTATCTGATAATCAAACTAAGCTTGAGTTTGAAATTCAAAATCAAAAAAATAATTATGAAGATTTGATAGATACAGCAACTAAAGAAATAGAAAATTTTATACAAAAAAATAATCCAGATACAAATATTCAGTAA
- a CDS encoding 5-formyltetrahydrofolate cyclo-ligase translates to MSKKLLRKKLIFIRKKNFKKFENIEIKIFDIIKNIKFKIKTIGGYYPINYELDCLPALQKLLEKNFLISLPVVGDSNQMNFFNWSLDTHLKVNNLGIPEPVSKKIVYPDLILVPLVGFDKNKFRLGYGGGYYDRYIEKVSKLKKFKTVGLSFSFQEIEKLPVNNFDKKLDFVITENKIYS, encoded by the coding sequence TTGTCAAAAAAATTACTAAGAAAAAAATTAATTTTTATAAGAAAAAAAAATTTTAAGAAGTTTGAAAATATCGAAATTAAAATTTTCGATATAATTAAAAATATAAAATTTAAAATTAAAACCATTGGTGGTTACTACCCAATAAATTACGAATTAGACTGTTTGCCTGCTTTACAAAAGTTACTTGAAAAAAATTTCTTAATTTCCTTACCTGTTGTCGGTGATTCCAATCAAATGAATTTTTTTAATTGGTCATTAGATACTCATTTAAAAGTAAATAATTTGGGAATTCCTGAACCTGTATCTAAAAAAATCGTATATCCCGATCTGATTTTAGTGCCTTTAGTTGGTTTCGACAAAAATAAGTTTCGATTAGGGTATGGGGGAGGATATTACGATAGATATATAGAAAAAGTTAGTAAATTAAAAAAATTCAAGACAGTTGGATTATCGTTTTCTTTTCAAGAAATTGAAAAATTACCTGTAAACAATTTTGACAAAAAATTAGATTTCGTCATAACAGAAAATAAAATCTATTCATGA
- a CDS encoding TIGR00282 family metallophosphoesterase → MKILFLGDIVGDAGCIAVKKNLKTITEKNKIDFVIANGENAAIDGVGITENNVKELISSGVDVITTGNHVWDQKETFEFIKKEKRLLRPENLLNDVPGSGFEVYMSKKGLRVGVLNLMGNVFMKKCKDVFEVTKNFIDNHKLKKNYDFLVVDFHGEITSEKMAMGHYLDGHATIVVGTHTHVPTNDARILDNGTAYLTDAGMCGDYDSVIGMNKQNSINRFFKRDSKKHFPAKGEATLCGMIVNADENNGLAKSVTSFIYGGKLTENI, encoded by the coding sequence ATGAAAATTTTGTTTCTAGGAGATATAGTTGGTGATGCAGGATGTATTGCAGTAAAAAAAAATTTAAAAACAATTACAGAAAAAAATAAAATTGATTTTGTAATAGCTAATGGAGAAAATGCAGCCATAGACGGAGTTGGAATAACTGAAAATAATGTAAAAGAATTAATTAGTTCAGGAGTAGATGTTATTACAACTGGCAATCATGTTTGGGATCAGAAAGAAACTTTTGAATTTATAAAAAAAGAGAAAAGATTATTAAGACCAGAAAATTTACTTAACGATGTTCCTGGAAGTGGATTTGAAGTTTATATGTCAAAAAAAGGTTTGAGAGTTGGTGTTTTAAATTTGATGGGAAATGTTTTTATGAAAAAATGCAAAGATGTATTTGAAGTTACAAAAAATTTTATTGATAATCATAAATTAAAAAAAAATTATGATTTTTTAGTTGTAGATTTTCATGGTGAAATCACTAGTGAAAAAATGGCTATGGGTCATTACTTAGATGGTCATGCAACCATTGTGGTCGGCACACATACACATGTACCAACAAATGATGCAAGAATATTAGATAATGGAACAGCTTATTTAACAGACGCTGGAATGTGTGGTGATTATGACTCTGTAATTGGAATGAATAAACAAAATTCAATAAATAGATTTTTCAAAAGAGACTCGAAAAAACATTTCCCAGCTAAAGGAGAAGCAACACTTTGTGGCATGATAGTGAATGCAGATGAGAATAATGGCTTGGCCAAAAGTGTAACAAGTTTTATATATGGTGGTAAATTAACTGAAAATATTTAA
- a CDS encoding YebC/PmpR family DNA-binding transcriptional regulator → MAGHSHWAGIKHKKGKADKQRSKIFSKLSREITVAAKLGDKNPDMNARLRSAIQAARSANMPKDNIERAIDKSSISADSNFENLRYEGFGPNKTAVIVETLTDNKNRTASSIRTIFQKSGGGLGTQGSASHNFQQLGVIKIDKDEIDDEGMLELAIESGANECFSHENFHEVHTANTEIYEVKNKLEKKIENFLSTEIEWVPLNTVNLSGENKDNMIKFLETLDDDEDVQNIFTNAKFEN, encoded by the coding sequence ATGGCTGGACATTCTCATTGGGCAGGAATCAAACATAAAAAAGGAAAAGCGGATAAACAAAGATCCAAAATTTTCTCTAAACTTTCACGAGAAATAACAGTTGCAGCAAAACTTGGTGATAAAAATCCAGATATGAATGCTAGATTACGATCAGCAATTCAAGCTGCAAGATCAGCAAATATGCCTAAGGACAATATAGAGAGAGCAATAGATAAATCTAGTATAAGTGCAGACTCGAACTTTGAAAATCTTCGATATGAAGGTTTTGGTCCAAATAAAACAGCTGTTATAGTTGAAACTTTAACAGATAATAAAAATAGAACAGCTTCAAGTATTAGAACTATTTTTCAAAAAAGTGGCGGTGGACTTGGAACTCAAGGGTCAGCATCACATAACTTTCAACAGTTAGGAGTTATAAAAATAGATAAAGACGAAATTGATGATGAAGGTATGCTTGAGCTAGCAATTGAAAGTGGTGCAAATGAATGTTTTTCCCACGAGAATTTTCATGAAGTACACACTGCAAATACTGAGATATATGAAGTAAAAAATAAATTAGAAAAAAAAATTGAAAATTTTTTGTCTACAGAAATTGAATGGGTACCATTAAATACAGTAAATTTATCAGGAGAAAATAAAGATAATATGATTAAATTTTTAGAAACTTTAGATGATGATGAAGATGTACAAAATATTTTTACAAATGCAAAATTTGAGAATTAA
- a CDS encoding crossover junction endodeoxyribonuclease: MNLVGIDPGISGAISILRDGNISMVVDMPTMTEGTKSKKQINAAELANILTKENISHDDRVILENVSAMPGQGVTGMFSFGQSFGVIKGVCAALKLPVILVRPVKWKKHFNLLNSEKDASRTKVIETYPYISSELSKKKDANKADAILIAKYYFETLGK, encoded by the coding sequence ATGAATTTGGTTGGAATAGACCCTGGAATTAGTGGAGCAATTTCTATATTAAGAGATGGAAATATTTCAATGGTTGTTGACATGCCAACTATGACAGAAGGCACAAAGTCAAAAAAACAAATCAATGCAGCTGAATTAGCAAACATCCTTACAAAGGAAAATATTTCACATGATGATAGAGTAATTCTTGAGAATGTTAGTGCAATGCCAGGACAAGGAGTTACAGGAATGTTTAGTTTTGGACAATCATTTGGTGTAATAAAAGGAGTTTGTGCAGCATTAAAATTGCCGGTAATTTTAGTAAGACCTGTTAAATGGAAAAAACATTTTAACTTACTTAATTCCGAGAAAGATGCTAGCAGGACTAAAGTCATTGAAACTTACCCATATATATCTTCAGAATTATCAAAAAAAAAAGATGCAAACAAAGCTGACGCGATATTAATTGCTAAATATTATTTTGAAACTTTAGGTAAATAA
- the tolQ gene encoding protein TolQ, with protein sequence MEADITSQAVGLSSNTDFSLVSLFLRADIVVKSVMIILVAFSIYSWAIIFDKIRLFRKINKSAEEFEEKFWKSKSAETFYNNLPSATNDPMAEVFKSSMQMVMKSRSKSNLSERLEGVLEANIEKQMTNVDKNYTFLATVGSTAPFIGLFGTVWGIMNSFQSIAISRNTSLAIVAPGIAEALFATALGLLAAIPAVIAYNKFSNDSKKYSQKLENFSKRFISII encoded by the coding sequence ATGGAAGCAGATATAACCTCACAAGCAGTTGGACTTTCAAGCAACACAGACTTTTCTTTAGTTAGCTTATTTTTAAGAGCAGATATTGTAGTAAAATCAGTAATGATTATTTTAGTAGCATTTTCGATTTACTCTTGGGCTATCATTTTTGATAAAATTAGACTTTTTAGAAAAATTAATAAAAGTGCGGAAGAATTTGAGGAAAAATTTTGGAAGTCAAAATCTGCAGAAACATTTTACAATAATTTACCTTCAGCTACCAATGATCCAATGGCTGAAGTATTTAAAAGCTCAATGCAAATGGTGATGAAATCAAGATCAAAATCAAATTTATCCGAGAGATTAGAAGGTGTTTTGGAAGCAAATATTGAAAAGCAAATGACCAACGTAGATAAAAATTACACCTTTCTTGCAACCGTAGGATCAACTGCTCCATTTATAGGATTGTTTGGAACTGTATGGGGCATTATGAATTCATTTCAATCAATTGCCATTTCAAGAAATACAAGTTTAGCAATTGTTGCTCCAGGTATTGCAGAAGCATTATTCGCTACAGCCTTAGGTTTGTTGGCGGCAATTCCAGCTGTTATTGCATACAATAAATTTAGCAATGATTCTAAAAAATATTCTCAAAAACTAGAAAACTTTTCAAAGAGATTTATTTCTATAATTTAG
- the tolR gene encoding protein TolR: MAFNLKRSKKEPMSEINVTPFVDVMLVLLIIFMVTAPLLTVGVQVDLPESSADTLPEETEPLTLTINSKGEIFIQETKVEYEKIIAKILAVSNNRTDTRIFVRGDKTINYGRVLEIMGMLSGSGFTKVALISEPYKER; the protein is encoded by the coding sequence ATGGCATTTAATTTAAAACGTTCAAAAAAAGAACCAATGAGCGAAATAAACGTAACTCCTTTTGTTGATGTTATGCTTGTGCTGCTTATAATTTTTATGGTTACTGCTCCTTTATTAACTGTTGGTGTTCAAGTTGATTTGCCAGAGTCATCTGCTGATACTTTGCCAGAAGAAACTGAGCCCTTAACGTTAACAATAAATTCTAAAGGAGAGATTTTTATTCAAGAAACAAAAGTTGAGTATGAAAAAATAATCGCAAAAATTTTAGCTGTTTCAAATAATAGAACTGATACAAGAATTTTTGTTAGAGGAGATAAAACCATAAACTATGGAAGAGTACTAGAAATCATGGGTATGCTCTCGGGTTCAGGATTTACCAAAGTAGCCTTGATATCTGAACCATATAAAGAGAGGTAA
- a CDS encoding cell envelope biogenesis protein TolA, protein MFHTAIVVLSIFTLPFIAKPPLDIPPLVSVELIQISDKTNIPFAPKAKKIIEKVKKDKEKLVSEQAPPKKIKKDEKKEITPEKNKENITELTSKKTPTPDTKKEIVKKEKLDAIPLPDKNNEKLSVEEEKKQKPSKDLTEDENLKEIIKPKKPKIDDTKVKQASEFEKKELFDPNNIAALIDKSKEDIGETNKITDKISQSQDDTMNISSLTLSEEDALKAQIFGCWSIPLGLPYNENLLVRIKLKLKPDGTLIKSEILDHARMNMPGQGFYKVLAESALRAIQLCQPLKVPTSGYDRWKNLQLNFDAREMIGG, encoded by the coding sequence ATCTTTCACACAGCTATAGTTGTTTTAAGTATATTTACATTACCCTTTATAGCTAAGCCGCCATTAGATATACCTCCACTAGTTTCAGTCGAGCTCATTCAGATTTCTGACAAAACAAATATACCTTTTGCCCCAAAGGCAAAGAAAATTATAGAGAAAGTAAAAAAAGATAAAGAAAAATTGGTTTCTGAACAAGCTCCACCAAAAAAAATAAAGAAAGATGAAAAAAAAGAGATTACTCCAGAAAAAAATAAGGAAAATATTACAGAGTTGACTTCAAAAAAAACACCTACACCAGATACAAAAAAAGAGATTGTTAAAAAAGAGAAATTAGATGCAATCCCTCTACCTGATAAAAATAATGAAAAACTTTCAGTTGAGGAAGAAAAAAAACAAAAACCTTCTAAAGATCTAACAGAAGACGAAAATTTAAAAGAGATAATTAAACCCAAAAAACCAAAAATAGATGATACGAAAGTGAAACAAGCATCTGAATTTGAAAAAAAAGAATTATTTGATCCAAATAATATTGCAGCTTTAATAGATAAATCTAAAGAGGATATTGGTGAAACAAACAAAATAACGGATAAAATTTCGCAATCTCAAGATGATACTATGAATATATCCTCATTAACATTGAGCGAAGAAGATGCCTTGAAAGCCCAAATTTTTGGTTGTTGGAGCATTCCCTTAGGTTTACCATACAATGAAAATTTGTTAGTTAGAATTAAATTAAAATTAAAACCAGACGGAACACTTATTAAGTCTGAAATTTTAGATCATGCGAGAATGAATATGCCAGGACAAGGTTTCTACAAAGTGCTAGCCGAGAGTGCTCTTAGAGCTATTCAATTGTGTCAACCTCTAAAAGTACCTACTAGTGGTTATGATAGGTGGAAAAATCTTCAACTAAACTTTGATGCTAGAGAAATGATAGGAGGTTAA
- the tolB gene encoding Tol-Pal system beta propeller repeat protein TolB yields the protein MKQFKLILNAIFILFISISKSYSLVEVDITRGNLNPLPIAVSPLFQDNNSNIFFEKELEIKDIGSEISKVIENNLKQSGLFNPLSKDAFLQKPDIAHLKPRFEDWALIKSQALITGKVTAINEKLKVEFRLWDVLAGREMLALAFTTVPSNWRRVGHIITDKVYQRLTGEKGYFDTRIIYVSEEGPKTQRIKKLAIMDQDGFNTKYLTLGNELVLTPRFNPTNQMVTYLSYFRNLPRVYLLDIETGIQEVVGDFPGMTFAPRFSPDGKKIIMSFAKDGNSDIYTMDIENRIVERITNHPSIDTSPSYSPDGKFITFNSDRSGYQQIYVMKSDGSNVKRISFGKGLYGTPVWSPRGDLIAFTKLHKGKFYIGVMRVDGKGERLLTENYYQEAPSWAPNGRVLIFYRETKSNDKGEGFTAKLWSIDLTGYNERMVSTETDASDPSWSSLLSN from the coding sequence ATGAAACAATTTAAATTAATTTTAAATGCAATTTTTATATTATTTATAAGTATTTCAAAGTCTTACTCGCTTGTTGAAGTGGATATAACTCGTGGGAATTTAAATCCACTTCCTATTGCTGTCTCACCATTGTTTCAAGATAATAACTCTAATATTTTTTTTGAAAAGGAATTGGAAATTAAAGATATAGGATCAGAAATTTCAAAAGTAATTGAAAATAACTTAAAACAATCAGGATTGTTTAATCCTTTGAGCAAGGATGCGTTTCTACAAAAACCTGATATTGCTCATCTTAAACCTAGATTTGAGGATTGGGCGTTAATAAAATCTCAAGCTTTGATAACTGGCAAAGTAACAGCCATCAATGAAAAACTCAAAGTTGAGTTTAGATTATGGGATGTGCTAGCAGGTAGAGAAATGCTCGCGCTTGCGTTCACAACAGTGCCAAGTAATTGGAGAAGAGTAGGACATATTATTACAGATAAAGTTTATCAAAGACTTACTGGTGAAAAAGGATATTTTGATACAAGAATAATCTATGTTTCAGAGGAAGGTCCAAAAACTCAACGGATAAAAAAACTTGCTATAATGGATCAAGATGGATTTAACACAAAATATTTAACTCTTGGTAATGAGCTAGTGCTTACTCCAAGATTTAATCCTACCAATCAAATGGTAACATACCTCTCGTATTTTAGAAATTTACCTAGAGTTTATTTATTAGATATTGAGACAGGAATCCAAGAAGTTGTAGGCGATTTTCCAGGGATGACATTTGCTCCAAGATTTTCACCTGATGGAAAAAAAATAATAATGAGTTTTGCGAAAGATGGAAATTCAGATATTTATACTATGGATATTGAAAATAGAATTGTTGAGAGAATTACCAATCATCCATCAATAGATACATCCCCTTCTTACTCACCAGATGGTAAATTTATTACATTCAATTCAGACAGAAGTGGATACCAACAGATTTATGTTATGAAAAGTGACGGTTCAAATGTAAAAAGAATTTCTTTTGGGAAAGGACTGTATGGCACACCTGTATGGTCACCACGAGGAGATTTAATTGCTTTTACTAAACTTCATAAAGGTAAGTTTTATATTGGGGTTATGCGTGTAGATGGTAAAGGCGAAAGGCTACTAACAGAAAATTACTATCAAGAAGCACCGTCATGGGCTCCAAATGGAAGAGTTCTTATTTTTTATAGAGAGACAAAATCAAATGATAAAGGTGAAGGTTTTACTGCAAAGCTTTGGTCGATTGATTTAACAGGATATAATGAAAGAATGGTGAGCACAGAGACAGATGCTTCAGACCCATCTTGGTCGTCTTTATTAAGTAATTAG
- the pal gene encoding peptidoglycan-associated lipoprotein Pal, which yields MNLSKILKNTFLIILLSMVVSACATKKTATTLDSQIQGDVYTGTDTVEYLAKGVPDRVFFATNESILTTMSRDTLRKQAAWLRDNPSVNVVLEGHADERGTREYNLALGERRANAAKDYLMTYGVSADRISVISYGKERPVDSGSNPLSWSKNRRSVTVKAN from the coding sequence ATGAATTTAAGCAAAATCCTAAAAAATACTTTTCTAATAATTTTATTAAGTATGGTTGTATCTGCTTGCGCAACTAAAAAAACAGCAACTACTTTAGATTCTCAAATTCAAGGGGATGTTTATACAGGAACAGATACAGTTGAGTATTTAGCTAAAGGTGTTCCAGATAGAGTATTCTTTGCTACAAACGAGTCTATACTTACGACAATGTCAAGAGATACATTAAGAAAACAAGCAGCATGGTTAAGAGATAATCCTAGTGTCAATGTTGTTCTTGAAGGGCATGCCGATGAAAGAGGAACAAGAGAATACAATTTAGCATTAGGAGAAAGAAGAGCTAACGCAGCTAAAGATTACCTAATGACTTATGGAGTTTCGGCAGATAGAATATCAGTGATTAGTTATGGAAAAGAAAGACCAGTTGATTCAGGATCAAATCCTCTCTCATGGTCTAAAAATAGAAGATCAGTTACTGTAAAAGCTAACTAA
- the ybgF gene encoding tol-pal system protein YbgF — MLNIKKNFGYLFIFFYLLSPTSLTADTSEIKEILQLIQKDLRTLERAVYSESFSQSSNSNSNNSVKESEDVLTRHLLKLSEIEKQFQQLTNKYEEINFKIDKLNSRLSKVQADNQLRFQQLETSNVGIDSSSLTKLPTDTTNDKEKILPGSTQPQDLGTVSYKDMTNESESQSVQSIDATKTVVTETFQSEEKILPDGTPENQYEFATSFLKVGDYNMAERAFKEFVDTNPEHKLSGNAQYWYAETFRIRQLYTDAASAYLEGYQKYPKSEKAPINLLKLGVSLVQIGEKDQGCLMISGVKKQYPGATQSVLQKAKYEEKKFECKQNNS; from the coding sequence ATGTTAAATATCAAAAAAAACTTTGGTTATTTGTTTATTTTTTTTTATTTACTCTCCCCAACAAGTTTGACTGCAGATACATCAGAAATAAAAGAAATTTTGCAATTAATCCAAAAAGATTTAAGGACGTTAGAAAGAGCAGTTTATTCAGAGTCTTTTTCTCAATCCTCAAATTCGAATTCAAATAATTCAGTTAAAGAAAGCGAAGATGTACTAACAAGACATTTGTTAAAATTATCTGAAATAGAAAAACAGTTTCAACAATTAACAAACAAATATGAGGAGATCAATTTTAAAATTGATAAATTAAATTCTAGATTATCAAAAGTTCAAGCAGATAATCAATTAAGGTTTCAACAGCTAGAAACTAGTAATGTAGGAATTGATAGTAGTTCTTTAACAAAGCTTCCTACAGACACAACTAATGATAAAGAAAAAATTCTACCAGGTTCTACTCAACCTCAAGATTTAGGAACGGTTTCTTATAAAGACATGACAAATGAAAGTGAAAGCCAATCTGTTCAATCTATAGATGCGACCAAAACTGTTGTGACTGAAACATTTCAATCAGAGGAAAAAATATTACCAGATGGTACACCAGAAAATCAATATGAATTTGCAACAAGTTTTCTAAAAGTTGGAGATTACAATATGGCAGAAAGAGCATTTAAAGAATTTGTTGATACTAATCCGGAACATAAATTATCTGGAAATGCTCAGTACTGGTATGCTGAAACTTTTAGAATTAGACAACTTTATACTGATGCAGCATCTGCATATTTAGAGGGTTATCAAAAATATCCTAAAAGTGAAAAAGCACCTATCAATCTATTAAAACTCGGAGTATCATTAGTACAAATTGGAGAAAAAGATCAAGGGTGTCTTATGATTTCTGGTGTAAAGAAACAATATCCAGGAGCAACTCAATCTGTGCTTCAAAAAGCAAAGTATGAAGAAAAGAAATTCGAGTGTAAACAAAACAATTCATAA
- the tilS gene encoding tRNA lysidine(34) synthetase TilS has product MKKRNSSVNKTIHNFYLSKLKNPKIKKLYSRFKRIISKDTDKNYCVAISGGPDSMALAFLTKCMSMERGTSNVYFHIDHKLRKESKKEALFIKKILKKFDVNLNILKWVKNNNLNNIQEQARLKRYELLIKKCRNHKLNKILTAHHKDDLYENFFIRLLRGSGLNGLISFKKKYSKLKINEKILIFRPLLNFSKNELIYISENTFGNYIKDPSNLDNKYLRVYVRNILNNFKFNKKNKNFDKSLSNLHKSNKALEHYIKKNIDLNVIKNKEKVIVSKNFFSEPDEVVFRSLNIVLNSFSYKAKLSRGSKIMNLIKNFKNSKDTYKTTLSGCVFKKVSNTMIISREI; this is encoded by the coding sequence ATGAAGAAAAGAAATTCGAGTGTAAACAAAACAATTCATAATTTTTATTTATCCAAACTTAAAAACCCAAAAATAAAAAAACTTTATTCAAGGTTTAAAAGAATAATTTCAAAAGATACTGATAAAAATTATTGTGTTGCGATCTCTGGTGGTCCAGACAGTATGGCATTGGCTTTCTTAACGAAATGCATGTCTATGGAGAGGGGCACAAGTAATGTTTATTTTCACATCGATCATAAATTAAGAAAAGAATCAAAAAAAGAGGCGTTATTTATTAAAAAAATTCTAAAAAAATTTGACGTTAATTTAAATATTTTAAAATGGGTAAAAAATAACAATCTTAATAATATTCAAGAGCAAGCTCGATTAAAGAGATACGAATTATTAATTAAAAAATGTAGGAATCATAAACTAAATAAAATTTTAACAGCTCATCACAAAGATGATTTATACGAAAATTTTTTTATAAGATTGCTTCGAGGGTCGGGTTTAAATGGACTTATATCCTTCAAAAAAAAATACTCTAAATTAAAGATAAATGAAAAAATTTTGATTTTTAGGCCTCTTTTGAATTTTTCTAAAAATGAGTTGATATATATCTCTGAAAATACATTTGGTAACTATATCAAAGATCCATCAAACCTAGATAACAAGTATTTAAGAGTTTACGTTAGAAATATTTTAAATAATTTTAAATTTAACAAAAAAAACAAAAATTTTGATAAATCTTTATCAAATCTTCATAAGAGCAATAAAGCTCTTGAGCATTATATAAAAAAAAATATTGATTTAAATGTTATTAAAAATAAAGAAAAAGTAATTGTTAGTAAAAATTTTTTTTCAGAACCTGATGAAGTAGTATTTAGATCACTAAATATTGTTTTAAATTCTTTTTCATACAAAGCAAAACTATCCAGAGGGAGCAAAATAATGAATCTCATAAAAAATTTCAAAAATTCAAAAGATACTTATAAAACAACATTATCAGGGTGTGTTTTTAAAAAAGTCAGCAATACAATGATTATTTCAAGAGAAATTTAG